The following proteins are co-located in the Flectobacillus major DSM 103 genome:
- a CDS encoding TolC family protein: MLLPCGVMAQQRLTLNEAVNTALKNSLEIQVSKNVLAVSSINNHIGVAGGLPTVTATAANTEQLTNLNQDLTNGTSINRNGVSSNNTSMNITGTILLYNGYRVVTTKKRLEELQKQSQTQLNATIQDIMANVMTKYYVVVQQQNFSKTLQKSLEVSKERLAIIEARRSVGLSNDADFIQAKLDVNTQIQAIQAQQLLTDQAKTDLLRAMTLKAESEVEIEDTIAVDRKIDWEALKANIVNNPDIVAADQQITINQFLEKEAKARLKPSVNLNSGVTYGRNQSGAGFTLLNQNYGPFIGINFSMPIYTGTVNQKQIQIAGINTQTARLQKETLIQDYQANALKAWQAYSIALKQLETEQQNYDLANKLLKLVMQRFELGQATIVDVKLAQQSFENTGYRLNNLSYSAKLAEINLKQLAYKLDM, translated from the coding sequence ATGCTACTGCCCTGTGGTGTTATGGCTCAGCAACGCCTTACACTAAATGAAGCAGTGAATACGGCACTCAAAAATAGTTTAGAAATACAGGTGTCAAAAAATGTCTTGGCAGTTAGTTCTATCAATAATCATATAGGGGTAGCTGGTGGCTTGCCAACAGTAACGGCTACAGCAGCCAATACCGAGCAGCTGACCAACCTAAACCAAGACCTTACCAACGGTACATCTATCAATAGAAATGGCGTGTCTTCCAACAATACATCCATGAATATTACGGGTACAATACTTTTGTATAATGGATATAGGGTAGTAACAACCAAAAAGCGATTGGAGGAATTGCAGAAACAAAGCCAAACACAATTGAATGCTACCATTCAGGATATTATGGCCAATGTAATGACGAAATATTATGTGGTGGTTCAGCAACAAAATTTCTCAAAAACATTGCAAAAATCCCTAGAGGTTTCAAAAGAACGCTTGGCTATTATTGAAGCTCGCCGCAGTGTGGGGTTGTCTAACGATGCCGATTTTATCCAAGCCAAATTAGATGTTAACACTCAAATTCAGGCAATTCAAGCTCAACAATTATTGACCGACCAAGCCAAAACAGATTTATTGCGAGCAATGACCCTAAAAGCTGAAAGCGAGGTCGAAATTGAAGATACAATTGCGGTAGACAGAAAGATAGATTGGGAAGCCCTGAAAGCCAATATTGTCAATAATCCTGATATTGTAGCCGCCGATCAGCAAATTACAATTAATCAATTTTTGGAGAAAGAAGCAAAAGCTCGCCTAAAACCAAGTGTCAACCTTAACTCGGGTGTAACTTATGGACGAAACCAAAGTGGAGCAGGCTTTACGTTGCTCAACCAAAATTATGGGCCTTTTATAGGTATCAACTTCTCCATGCCAATTTATACGGGTACTGTAAATCAAAAACAAATACAGATTGCGGGTATCAATACCCAAACCGCCCGATTACAAAAAGAAACCCTGATACAAGATTATCAGGCCAATGCCCTAAAAGCTTGGCAGGCTTATTCTATAGCCCTAAAGCAATTAGAAACAGAGCAACAAAACTATGATTTGGCCAATAAATTACTAAAATTGGTGATGCAGCGTTTTGAATTAGGACAGGCTACTATTGTAGATGTGAAGTTAGCTCAACAAAGTTTTGAAAATACTGGGTACCGTTTAAATAATCTAAGTTATTCAGCCAAATTAGCCGAAATCAATTTGAAGCAATTGGCCTATAAATTAGATATGTAA
- a CDS encoding serine hydrolase domain-containing protein: protein MINSTNMHLIKKLLTIGCLGICSLGLPAHAQEDAERLQKIKKALPLIDQMCKEYAEKNHFPGFVYGLVVDGQLIHTGNIGYSNLEQKIQATSRSDFRIASMSKSFTSMAILKLRDEGKLQLDDPVWKYIPAMKNQKYLTKDAPTITIRNLLTHSAGFPEDNPWGDRQLAVSDQALLTLIEKGISFSNNPSTQYEYSNLGFTMLGYIIKKVSGKTYQQYIKEQILLPLGMTHTYWEYADVPAQDLAHGYRWIDNQWIEQPLLHDGAYGAMGGLITTIEDFSKYMAFHQSVWPASDEPEKGPIKRSSVREMQQPWQFSGLNVNHKYQTNRKCAMVSAYGYGLRQSTDCDGRRMVGHSGGLPGFGSNWNILQDYGVGIMSFANQTYAYASYLNLQILDTLVSVAQLKPHAIKPSAILKQRQAELVKLLPNWEKAEQSGIFADNFFLDYFTNTLKKEATEAFNKAGRVIRVHEIKPENNLRGSFIIEGEKGNIEVNFTLTPENPALIQEYHIK from the coding sequence ATGATAAATTCAACAAACATGCACTTGATTAAAAAGTTACTTACTATTGGCTGTTTGGGTATTTGTAGTTTGGGGTTGCCTGCTCATGCCCAAGAAGATGCCGAGCGTCTGCAAAAAATCAAAAAAGCTTTACCCCTCATCGACCAGATGTGTAAGGAATATGCCGAAAAAAACCATTTCCCAGGTTTTGTTTATGGCTTGGTAGTCGATGGTCAATTGATTCATACAGGCAATATTGGCTATAGCAATCTGGAACAAAAAATTCAGGCTACTAGCCGTTCCGACTTCCGTATTGCTAGTATGAGTAAAAGCTTTACGTCTATGGCCATTCTCAAACTTAGAGATGAAGGCAAATTGCAACTAGACGACCCTGTTTGGAAATATATTCCAGCTATGAAAAACCAAAAGTATTTAACCAAAGATGCCCCAACAATTACGATCAGGAATTTATTGACTCACTCGGCGGGTTTTCCTGAAGACAACCCTTGGGGCGATAGACAACTGGCTGTTTCTGACCAAGCACTTTTAACCCTTATAGAAAAAGGCATTTCGTTTTCTAATAACCCTAGTACCCAATACGAATACAGCAATCTGGGCTTTACAATGCTAGGCTATATTATCAAGAAAGTTTCTGGCAAAACCTATCAGCAGTATATCAAAGAGCAGATTTTGCTTCCTTTGGGTATGACCCACACCTACTGGGAATACGCCGATGTACCTGCCCAAGATTTAGCTCATGGCTATCGCTGGATCGACAACCAGTGGATTGAGCAGCCCTTGTTGCACGATGGGGCGTATGGTGCTATGGGTGGTCTTATTACAACTATCGAAGATTTTAGTAAGTATATGGCCTTCCATCAGTCGGTTTGGCCAGCTAGCGACGAGCCAGAGAAAGGGCCAATAAAAAGAAGTTCGGTACGAGAAATGCAACAACCTTGGCAATTTAGCGGTTTGAATGTGAATCATAAATACCAAACCAACCGCAAATGTGCAATGGTGAGTGCCTACGGATATGGCCTGCGGCAGTCAACAGATTGTGATGGTAGGCGAATGGTTGGACATAGCGGAGGCTTGCCTGGTTTTGGTAGCAACTGGAATATTTTACAGGATTATGGGGTAGGAATAATGTCGTTTGCTAATCAAACTTATGCGTATGCTAGTTATCTTAATCTTCAAATTTTGGACACTTTGGTATCAGTAGCACAGCTTAAACCTCATGCCATTAAGCCATCGGCTATTTTGAAACAACGCCAAGCTGAATTGGTGAAATTGTTGCCAAATTGGGAGAAGGCCGAGCAGTCTGGCATTTTTGCTGATAATTTTTTCCTTGATTATTTTACTAATACCTTGAAAAAAGAAGCTACAGAGGCTTTTAATAAAGCTGGTAGGGTTATCAGAGTACATGAAATTAAGCCCGAAAATAATTTAAGAGGCTCTTTTATTATTGAGGGTGAAAAAGGAAATATTGAAGTAAACTTTACCCTAACACCCGAAAACCCAGCTTTGATTCAGGAGTACCATATTAAATAA
- a CDS encoding c-type cytochrome, whose product MENKIFKTLRFINTLLIVVVVCFIFTLLAFVMLPKQETATTATGGAPIAAAPAGPDLSNPEIAKGKEVFTNNCSACHAVSDEVVVGPGLKGIDSRRDLAWITKWVQNPQKVIASGDKYANDIFKKFNGTQMTAFPNLGEEDIKGVLAFIKASN is encoded by the coding sequence ATGGAAAACAAAATTTTTAAAACCCTTCGCTTTATTAACACCCTATTGATTGTAGTAGTGGTATGCTTTATTTTCACCTTGTTGGCATTTGTGATGCTTCCCAAACAGGAAACCGCAACAACCGCTACTGGTGGAGCCCCTATTGCAGCCGCTCCTGCTGGGCCAGACCTCTCTAATCCTGAAATAGCTAAAGGAAAAGAAGTTTTTACCAATAACTGTTCGGCTTGCCATGCCGTTAGCGACGAAGTAGTAGTAGGCCCAGGCTTAAAAGGTATCGATAGCCGCCGTGACCTAGCTTGGATCACAAAGTGGGTACAAAATCCTCAGAAAGTAATTGCTAGTGGCGATAAATATGCCAACGATATTTTCAAAAAATTCAACGGAACTCAAATGACGGCTTTTCCTAATTTAGGAGAAGAAGATATTAAAGGTGTTTTGGCTTTTATTAAGGCATCGAATTAA
- a CDS encoding MarR family winged helix-turn-helix transcriptional regulator: MSELSIKFLTQKGYGHFRLGHIVALIHIDIEGVNINSMAQKAGMTKQGMSKLVKELMDEGYVFTEKDPNDARAIIVKLTDLGIKCILDWKECTEYVDSSFQEIIGLEKLDTLKDILSELLLHAGRECGPIEYDYKSLQKKIFKH; this comes from the coding sequence ATGTCAGAATTATCCATCAAATTTTTGACCCAAAAAGGATATGGACATTTTCGTCTAGGGCATATTGTCGCTTTGATTCATATAGATATCGAAGGAGTCAATATCAATTCGATGGCTCAAAAAGCAGGTATGACCAAACAAGGCATGAGTAAATTGGTAAAAGAACTCATGGATGAAGGCTATGTATTTACCGAAAAAGACCCCAACGATGCCAGAGCCATTATTGTTAAACTCACAGATTTAGGCATAAAATGTATTTTGGACTGGAAAGAATGCACCGAATACGTAGATTCTAGCTTTCAAGAAATTATCGGTTTAGAAAAACTCGATACCCTCAAAGATATATTATCAGAGCTATTGTTGCATGCTGGAAGGGAATGTGGCCCAATAGAGTATGATTATAAATCGCTTCAGAAAAAGATTTTTAAACATTAA
- a CDS encoding HlyD family secretion protein: MENQNPIKKQLPKIILLTVLVVGGYLGYKEYHYSQTHEDTDNAQIETYFVPVLPRTAGYVKAVTVKDYDLVKKNQLLVEIDAEEGTLALDELKADLLQAETDVENAKANIQNLSMTIKASEANLKAVALRRDKSRKDADRDNALVADNAITRKQAEDSRSNYDVLVAQYDAGLQEIASAKSRLPILQAALHKAEATLSVKKVKIAQQALKLTYTKVYAPSDGRIGKKNIEAGQFIQAGQPLMTIVQDSLFWVVANFKEKQIARLKVGDEAELKIDAYPDRVLKGKIVAISESTGAKTSLLPPDNASGNFVKVTQRVPVKIEIEDIQKNKDILRAGLSLEVSVPIK; the protein is encoded by the coding sequence ATGGAAAATCAAAATCCAATCAAAAAGCAATTACCCAAAATTATCTTATTAACAGTTTTAGTAGTAGGAGGATATTTGGGTTACAAAGAATATCATTATTCGCAGACACACGAAGATACCGACAATGCTCAGATAGAAACATATTTTGTTCCAGTATTGCCACGTACGGCTGGTTATGTAAAAGCTGTAACAGTAAAAGATTATGATTTGGTAAAGAAAAACCAATTATTGGTCGAGATTGATGCAGAAGAAGGAACTTTGGCCTTGGACGAACTAAAAGCCGATTTGTTACAAGCCGAAACCGATGTAGAAAATGCAAAAGCGAATATCCAAAATTTGTCGATGACCATCAAAGCATCGGAAGCAAATTTGAAAGCTGTAGCCTTGCGTAGGGACAAAAGTAGAAAAGATGCCGACCGTGATAACGCTTTGGTAGCCGACAATGCTATTACTCGCAAGCAAGCCGAAGATAGTCGCTCAAATTATGATGTATTGGTAGCTCAGTACGACGCTGGTTTGCAGGAAATTGCCTCAGCCAAATCTCGTTTACCAATTTTACAAGCCGCTTTACACAAAGCCGAAGCCACGTTGTCGGTAAAGAAAGTGAAAATAGCACAGCAGGCCTTAAAACTTACTTATACCAAAGTGTACGCTCCATCCGACGGCCGTATTGGCAAGAAAAACATAGAAGCTGGACAATTTATTCAGGCAGGTCAGCCGTTGATGACCATCGTTCAGGATTCATTGTTTTGGGTAGTAGCTAATTTTAAAGAAAAACAAATTGCCAGATTGAAAGTTGGCGATGAAGCTGAGTTAAAAATTGATGCCTATCCCGACAGAGTATTGAAAGGTAAAATTGTGGCTATTTCAGAATCGACAGGGGCAAAAACTTCGTTGCTTCCTCCAGACAATGCTTCGGGCAACTTTGTGAAAGTGACACAGCGTGTACCAGTAAAAATCGAGATTGAAGATATTCAGAAAAATAAAGATATTTTGCGTGCAGGGCTTTCATTAGAGGTTTCTGTACCTATAAAATAG